The Neodiprion fabricii isolate iyNeoFabr1 chromosome 4, iyNeoFabr1.1, whole genome shotgun sequence genome window below encodes:
- the LOC124179909 gene encoding uncharacterized protein LOC124179909 isoform X1, whose amino-acid sequence MRNLGLYLSIFLLTWKIVTCEENEAEDPVSMTRHNEDKKDTYFVDPYSFDYDRANKKMASGQVVQFPRTEKNFINDDQCQRDLKQCKDTLEKIELDGLFAKRLINLLLSNVKFKENGELLSGSIFLSGTKEQIQKIQEYGNGKITMRQVDAIFTDIIKSTSNVFTEVLSVIDQLLVTYRQHEKIFTTVFASSAILLFIKLTNWSTGKVIITFIAIVFLISYIMMWSQLLKEAEIKHFTAVRIHKQPPIQCDPEKMGIWDRITGYFDGTDQCLEYYKTINYDPYHEVTPVDVLVQFADRLMLQPIARFGSVINLVIHNSTKDLSFGLRWIVTILLYAGIVISIILLPFSIFGGDFRVWFGPFGMSLGKSITNQSHTQQKHMVEQREPVKVIVQNYIDSGSQKPALSTSAHTVSSNELAKVKGKAGNEETTEKQSSFSTTCKACCSKDIFSLNDSHVTEGEDLVNESTKSEVRKNEKGDGDC is encoded by the exons ATGAGGAATCTCGGTTTAtatctttctatttttctgcTAACGTGGAAAATCGTGACATGCGAAGAGAATGAAGCCGAAGACCCGGTGTCTATGACCAGGCACAACGAAGACAA aaaagaCACATATTTCGTGGATCCATACTCGTTTGATTACGATAGAGCAAACAAAAAGATGGCCAGCGGGCAAGTGGTTCAGTTTCCACG aactgaaaaaaattttatcaacgaCGATCAATGTCAGCGAGACTTGAAACAGTGCAAAGATACCCTTGAGAAGATTGAACTTGATGGACTCTTTGCCAAGCGACTTATTAATCTGTTGCTTTCAAATGTTAAGTTTAAG GAAAATGGGGAGCTGCTGAGTGGTTCCATATTTCTATCTGGAAccaaagaacaaattcaaaaaatccaaGAATATGGCAATGGGAAAATTACAATGCGTCAAGTCGATGCTATCTTTACTGACATTATTAAGTCAACTAGTAATGTATTCACTGAGGTTCTTTCGGTAATTGACCAGTTACTTGTCACCTATCGTCAACAT GAAAAGATCTTCACAACAGTGTTTGCATCTTCAGCAATACTCCTATTCATCAAACTTACAAACTGGAGTACTGGGAAAGTTATCATTACCTTTATTGCAATTGTCTTTCTGATCAGCTATATTATGATGTGGTCACAGCTTTTGAAG GAAGCTGAAATTAAACACTTCACAGCAGTAAGAATACATAAACAACCACCCATCCAGTGCGACCCAGAAAAAATGGGTATTTGGGACAGAATCACGGGTTACTTCGATG GAACGGATCAATGCCTTGAGTATTACAAAACTATCAATTACGATCCCTATCACGAAGTCACTCCAGTGGATGTACTCGTCCAGTTTGCAGATCGACTGATGTTACAACCAATTGCGCGATTTGGATCTGTAATCAATCTTGTCATTCACAATTCCACCA AGGACTTGAGCTTTGGATTGAGATGGATCGTCACAATTCTCCTTTATGCTGGTATTGTTATATCTATCATCCTGCTGCCTTTTTCTATATTTGGCGGTGATTTTCGTGTCTGGTTTGGTCCATTCGGGATGTCTTTAGGAAAATCAATCACAAATCAGAGTCACACACAACAAAAACACATGGTTGAGCAGCGGGAACCTGTAAAAGTCATTGTGCAG AACTACATTGACAGTGGGTCACAAAAACCAGCCTTGAGTACATCTGCTCACACTGTAAGCAGTAATGAACTAGCAAAAGTTAAGGGCAAAGCCGGAAATGAGGAAACAACGGAGAAACAATCAAGTTTTAGTACTACGTGCAAAGCATGTTGTAGCAAAGATATATTCAGTTTGAATGACTCACATGTGACAGAGGGTGAAGATCTGGTGAATGAATCGACGAAAAGTGAAGttcgaaaaaatgagaaaggaGACGGTGACTGTTGA
- the LOC124179909 gene encoding uncharacterized protein LOC124179909 isoform X2, which translates to MQKKDTYFVDPYSFDYDRANKKMASGQVVQFPRTEKNFINDDQCQRDLKQCKDTLEKIELDGLFAKRLINLLLSNVKFKENGELLSGSIFLSGTKEQIQKIQEYGNGKITMRQVDAIFTDIIKSTSNVFTEVLSVIDQLLVTYRQHEKIFTTVFASSAILLFIKLTNWSTGKVIITFIAIVFLISYIMMWSQLLKEAEIKHFTAVRIHKQPPIQCDPEKMGIWDRITGYFDGTDQCLEYYKTINYDPYHEVTPVDVLVQFADRLMLQPIARFGSVINLVIHNSTKDLSFGLRWIVTILLYAGIVISIILLPFSIFGGDFRVWFGPFGMSLGKSITNQSHTQQKHMVEQREPVKVIVQNYIDSGSQKPALSTSAHTVSSNELAKVKGKAGNEETTEKQSSFSTTCKACCSKDIFSLNDSHVTEGEDLVNESTKSEVRKNEKGDGDC; encoded by the exons ATGCAAAA aaaagaCACATATTTCGTGGATCCATACTCGTTTGATTACGATAGAGCAAACAAAAAGATGGCCAGCGGGCAAGTGGTTCAGTTTCCACG aactgaaaaaaattttatcaacgaCGATCAATGTCAGCGAGACTTGAAACAGTGCAAAGATACCCTTGAGAAGATTGAACTTGATGGACTCTTTGCCAAGCGACTTATTAATCTGTTGCTTTCAAATGTTAAGTTTAAG GAAAATGGGGAGCTGCTGAGTGGTTCCATATTTCTATCTGGAAccaaagaacaaattcaaaaaatccaaGAATATGGCAATGGGAAAATTACAATGCGTCAAGTCGATGCTATCTTTACTGACATTATTAAGTCAACTAGTAATGTATTCACTGAGGTTCTTTCGGTAATTGACCAGTTACTTGTCACCTATCGTCAACAT GAAAAGATCTTCACAACAGTGTTTGCATCTTCAGCAATACTCCTATTCATCAAACTTACAAACTGGAGTACTGGGAAAGTTATCATTACCTTTATTGCAATTGTCTTTCTGATCAGCTATATTATGATGTGGTCACAGCTTTTGAAG GAAGCTGAAATTAAACACTTCACAGCAGTAAGAATACATAAACAACCACCCATCCAGTGCGACCCAGAAAAAATGGGTATTTGGGACAGAATCACGGGTTACTTCGATG GAACGGATCAATGCCTTGAGTATTACAAAACTATCAATTACGATCCCTATCACGAAGTCACTCCAGTGGATGTACTCGTCCAGTTTGCAGATCGACTGATGTTACAACCAATTGCGCGATTTGGATCTGTAATCAATCTTGTCATTCACAATTCCACCA AGGACTTGAGCTTTGGATTGAGATGGATCGTCACAATTCTCCTTTATGCTGGTATTGTTATATCTATCATCCTGCTGCCTTTTTCTATATTTGGCGGTGATTTTCGTGTCTGGTTTGGTCCATTCGGGATGTCTTTAGGAAAATCAATCACAAATCAGAGTCACACACAACAAAAACACATGGTTGAGCAGCGGGAACCTGTAAAAGTCATTGTGCAG AACTACATTGACAGTGGGTCACAAAAACCAGCCTTGAGTACATCTGCTCACACTGTAAGCAGTAATGAACTAGCAAAAGTTAAGGGCAAAGCCGGAAATGAGGAAACAACGGAGAAACAATCAAGTTTTAGTACTACGTGCAAAGCATGTTGTAGCAAAGATATATTCAGTTTGAATGACTCACATGTGACAGAGGGTGAAGATCTGGTGAATGAATCGACGAAAAGTGAAGttcgaaaaaatgagaaaggaGACGGTGACTGTTGA